In a single window of the Ignavibacteria bacterium genome:
- a CDS encoding SemiSWEET transporter, with amino-acid sequence MNLETFTLALGLLAACLTTFAYLPQSIKAIRTKHTKDISFPMVIMLEAGLITWLSYGILINSIPIIAANTVSIVFMTTILILKIKYK; translated from the coding sequence ATAAACTTGGAAACATTCACTTTAGCGCTTGGTTTGCTGGCAGCCTGTTTAACAACATTTGCTTACCTGCCGCAATCCATAAAAGCTATCCGGACAAAACATACCAAGGATATCTCTTTCCCGATGGTAATCATGCTTGAAGCAGGCCTTATAACCTGGCTTTCATATGGTATTCTTATAAACAGTATCCCCATAATTGCGGCAAATACAGTTTCAATTGTATTTATGACCACTATCCTTATTTTGAAAATTAAGTACAAATAG